The following are from one region of the Rhodopirellula sp. P2 genome:
- a CDS encoding M16 family metallopeptidase has product MNFAMLSHLDVAAVPCRFGRSAPAIWLGSLVAALCLIPNLSSAEDTAKKDSSVPSKLHEVEGISEYTLPNGVKVLLFPDESKEVVTVNMTVFVGSRHEGYGEAGMAHLLEHMLFKGTPTHPEVPKALQDRGARFNGTTWMDRTNYYETLPASEDNLEFALNLEADRLLNSNIKGEDLESEMTVVRNEFERGENSPMRVLMQRIESAAYDWHNYGKSTIGNRSDIERVPVVKLRQFYRKYYRPDNVMVIIAGNFDVDHALKSVNDAFGSLPVPSTPIDETYTVEPPKDGERTVVLRRVGDVQVVGAAYHIPAGSHPDYAAVKALTNVLGDEPSGRLYKEMVETELASSVFAMSFGFREPGLLMTMAEVPAEQSIEQARAKLIDLMENDWANHPITEEEVERAKQQMLKARELESANTDKIAVSLSDWAAQGDWRLYFLYRDAVEALTVDQVREVASRYLKRNNRTVGLFIPSAESDRVSVPESPDLVALLKDYQGRAAVTAGERFDPDPAAIEERVQRGELAGGIEYAVLPKKTRGDSVSILMTLRFGTPESLKDKLGAVELLGMMMARGTENLDYQQLQDEWTRLRAEVQIYSLKGVLQVQVQTKQEFLPEVIELLGQIFRAPRLESSELEVMRRQVITGLEKSKTEPNALAPRRVQQMLSPYGQDDIRYVMTIDEEIAMYEGTTIEQIRQLHAEYLGNQAGELAVVGNIEVEPTLEQFRAILAGWEAEQPFERIVTPAQPDIPGAVVTIETPDKSNALLYSGQQYKLADSDPEYASLVLGNFILGGGSLSSRLANRVRQQEGLSYGVRSGLTAANFAVDEKVSFTLYAITNPANKDKLLRVIREEVIRLLEEGVTEEELEQAKGAYLQAERIGRTGDSKLASMLVKSVFNDRTMEFVAEHEAQIQAATVDSVNAALKKYVDLDGLVMAIAGDFAAVQQPAE; this is encoded by the coding sequence ATGAATTTCGCAATGCTTTCACACCTGGATGTGGCGGCGGTTCCATGCCGCTTCGGTCGAAGTGCGCCCGCCATTTGGCTGGGCAGCTTGGTCGCTGCTCTCTGTTTGATTCCCAACCTCAGTTCTGCCGAAGACACGGCAAAAAAGGATTCGTCCGTGCCATCGAAACTCCATGAAGTCGAGGGGATCAGCGAATACACGCTGCCCAACGGCGTGAAGGTTTTGCTCTTTCCCGATGAGAGCAAAGAGGTGGTGACGGTCAACATGACCGTGTTCGTTGGCTCCCGTCATGAAGGCTACGGCGAAGCCGGGATGGCCCACCTTCTCGAACACATGCTGTTCAAGGGCACGCCCACACATCCGGAGGTTCCCAAGGCGCTGCAGGATCGCGGGGCGCGATTCAACGGCACGACTTGGATGGACCGGACGAACTACTACGAAACACTTCCGGCCAGCGAAGACAACCTCGAATTCGCCTTGAATCTCGAAGCCGATCGGTTGCTCAACAGCAACATCAAAGGCGAGGACCTCGAAAGCGAAATGACCGTGGTTCGCAACGAGTTCGAACGCGGTGAGAACTCGCCCATGCGAGTCCTGATGCAGCGGATCGAATCCGCTGCGTATGATTGGCACAACTACGGCAAATCGACGATTGGCAACCGCAGCGACATCGAGCGTGTGCCAGTCGTCAAATTGCGTCAGTTCTATCGCAAGTATTATCGCCCCGACAACGTGATGGTCATCATCGCGGGCAATTTCGATGTCGATCACGCCTTGAAGTCGGTCAACGACGCGTTTGGCAGTCTGCCGGTTCCGAGCACGCCGATCGATGAAACCTACACGGTCGAGCCACCCAAAGACGGGGAGCGAACGGTTGTGTTGCGACGAGTTGGCGACGTGCAAGTCGTCGGCGCCGCGTATCACATCCCCGCGGGCAGTCATCCGGATTACGCCGCGGTGAAGGCGCTCACGAACGTTTTGGGAGATGAACCGAGCGGTCGTTTGTACAAGGAAATGGTTGAAACGGAACTCGCCAGCAGTGTTTTCGCGATGTCATTTGGTTTTCGCGAACCTGGTTTGTTGATGACGATGGCGGAGGTCCCGGCGGAGCAATCCATCGAGCAGGCTCGTGCCAAATTGATCGATTTGATGGAAAACGATTGGGCCAACCACCCGATCACCGAAGAGGAGGTCGAACGTGCCAAGCAACAGATGTTGAAGGCTCGCGAATTGGAGTCGGCCAACACCGACAAGATCGCAGTCTCGCTCAGTGACTGGGCGGCCCAAGGCGATTGGCGTTTGTATTTCTTGTACCGCGACGCGGTGGAAGCTTTGACGGTTGATCAAGTCCGCGAAGTGGCCAGTCGTTATCTGAAACGAAACAATCGGACCGTGGGATTGTTCATTCCATCGGCCGAGTCAGACCGCGTCAGCGTGCCGGAATCGCCCGATTTGGTAGCGTTGCTGAAGGACTACCAAGGCCGCGCTGCGGTTACTGCGGGAGAACGTTTTGATCCTGATCCCGCGGCGATTGAAGAGCGAGTTCAACGCGGTGAATTGGCTGGCGGCATCGAATACGCTGTGCTGCCCAAGAAGACTCGTGGTGATTCGGTATCGATCTTGATGACCCTGCGTTTCGGCACTCCTGAGTCGCTCAAAGACAAGCTGGGGGCCGTTGAGCTGTTGGGAATGATGATGGCTCGTGGGACCGAAAATCTGGACTACCAGCAGTTGCAGGACGAGTGGACTCGGTTGCGTGCCGAAGTTCAGATCTACAGCTTGAAGGGCGTGTTGCAGGTGCAGGTGCAAACCAAACAAGAGTTCTTGCCGGAAGTGATTGAGTTGCTGGGCCAGATCTTCCGTGCACCTCGCCTGGAGTCTTCGGAACTGGAAGTCATGCGGCGTCAGGTCATCACGGGATTGGAAAAGAGCAAGACCGAACCGAACGCCTTGGCGCCTCGTCGGGTTCAGCAAATGCTTTCGCCGTACGGCCAGGATGACATTCGCTATGTGATGACAATCGATGAAGAGATTGCCATGTACGAAGGAACGACGATCGAGCAGATTCGTCAGTTGCATGCCGAGTACCTTGGCAACCAAGCTGGTGAGCTGGCCGTTGTTGGCAACATCGAGGTCGAGCCCACGCTGGAGCAGTTTCGAGCGATCTTGGCAGGTTGGGAGGCCGAGCAGCCATTCGAGCGAATCGTGACGCCGGCGCAGCCTGACATTCCGGGTGCGGTTGTGACGATCGAAACGCCGGACAAATCCAACGCGTTGTTGTACAGCGGCCAGCAGTACAAGCTGGCAGATTCGGATCCCGAGTACGCGTCGCTGGTGCTGGGGAACTTCATCTTGGGCGGCGGGTCGTTGAGCAGCCGTTTGGCCAATCGGGTGCGTCAGCAAGAAGGGTTGTCGTACGGTGTTCGCAGCGGTTTGACGGCAGCGAATTTTGCGGTGGATGAGAAGGTCAGCTTCACGCTGTACGCGATCACCAACCCAGCCAACAAAGACAAATTGCTTCGCGTGATTCGTGAAGAGGTCATTCGGTTGCTGGAAGAGGGGGTCACCGAAGAGGAGTTGGAGCAAGCCAAGGGGGCTTATTTGCAAGCCGAACGAATTGGCCGAACGGGTGATTCGAAGCTGGCCAGCATGCTGGTCAAATCGGTCTTCAACGATCGCACAATGGAATTTGTGGCGGAACACGAGGCGCAAATCCAGGCGGCCACTGTCGACTCGGTCAACGCGGCTCTGAAAAAGTACGTGGATCTCGATGGCTTGGTGATGGCCATCGCGGGTGACTTTGCGGCGGTCCAGCAGCCAGCAGAGTGA